A portion of the Gigantopelta aegis isolate Gae_Host chromosome 10, Gae_host_genome, whole genome shotgun sequence genome contains these proteins:
- the LOC121384382 gene encoding protein fem-1 homolog C-like: MATKLKREEDVDVAWYASIVHSCIQEDKLHKLRATLKKFTPPQRKRIVSHKINGNAPLLTSCIQGKLHIVNYLLDDCGADVEQCGIYEVEEDRSRHTVTPLWVAAVANKIDVVKTLIQHRANVNSPSDTGSTPVRSACYMTNIAIVKYLVDHSADIHKPNINGGTCLINSVQSADLCEFLIRKQADVNAHDNSGNLALHYAIREGRLETVKLLIRHKSDYKAKNDFGDDALQTAALRGYPDIMEYILENTSQCLVSVLHAYELLGANFVDEKHDIAGGVGLWKKAMALRNIESRNPILKVLPEQTVPAYNNAREPTTLEELSEKVSEPDNVYMQSLLIRERILGSAHKDTMFGLMYRGAVYADTHCYQRCVDLWKYAFQIRHQKHDCFNHECLFTVQALVKLFWEMQLELEAGAMDECVRFEDALEVFHLLIHQIRGAKVVMSTRPVHSHHYDDFQLLLHLSLHLIHLLALLNAPPCDKITFKRLVRELVVLDPRGQDDESLIHLAVDPKVSLTSEEFYSAFPAMAVIQVLLECGIDVNSVDQRRNTALFNSVKFLTFSELHDEGILECLLRNGAHADMCNSEGDSALDLLQKHGYPICPMDYVSLKCFAAKVIKKHNISYRDEVPRTLIPFVEKHGLSFWI; encoded by the coding sequence ATGGCCACCAAGCTGAAGCGAGAGGAAGACGTGGACGTCGCGTGGTATGCGTCAATCGTCCACAGCTGTATTCAGGAGGACAAGCTTCACAAGTTACGCGCCACACTCAAGAAATTCACCCCGCCGCAGAGGAAGCGCATCGTCTCACACAAGATCAATGGAAACGCTCCACTCCTGACATCGTGCATTCAGGGCAAGCTGCACATCGTGAACTACCTCCTTGACGACTGCGGGGCTGACGTCGAGCAGTGCGGCATCTATGAGGTCGAGGAGGACCGGTCGCGACATACGGTCACACCACTGTGGGTGGCGGCCGTCGCTAACAAGATAGACGTCGTGAAGACGCTGATACAGCACAGGGCAAACGTGAACAGCCCCTCGGACACCGGCTCCACTCCGGTGAGGTCGGCATGCTACATGACGAACATTGCCATCGTTAAGTACCTCGTCGACCACAGCGCAGACATTCACAAGCCAAACATCAATGGCGGGACGTGCTTGATTAACTCCGTTCAGAGCGCGGACCTGTGCGAGTTTCTTATACGAAAACAGGCTGATGTCAATGCCCACGATAACTCAGGAAATTTGGCATTGCATTATGCAATCCGAGAGGGTCGGTTAGAGACGGTGAAGTTACTAATCAGACATAAGTCGGACTATAAGGCAAAGAATGATTTTGGTGATGATGCATTGCAGACTGCAGCTTTAAGGGGCTACCCTGATATAATGGAATACATTTTAGAAAACACAAGTCAGTGTCTAGTCTCAGTTCTACATGCATACGAGCTGCTTGGGGCAAACTTTGTCGACGAGAAACACGACATTGCTGGAGGAGTGGGTCTGTGGAAGAAGGCCATGGCTCTGAGAAACATTGAGTCAAGAAATCCCATACTAAAAGTGCTGCCCGAACAAACTGTTCCGGCTTACAACAATGCCAGAGAACCCACGACATTGGAAGAGCTGAGCGAGAAGGTCTCCGAACCCGACAATGTGTACATGCAGTCTCTCCTGATCCGGGAGAGAATCCTGGGCTCAGCTCACAAGGACACGATGTTTGGTCTGATGTACCGCGGAGCCGTGTACGCGGACACCCACTGCTACCAGAGATGCGTCGACCTGTGGAAGTATGCCTTCCAGATTCGGCACCAGAAGCACGACTGCTTCAACCACGAGTGCCTGTTCACCGTGCAGGCACTGGTGAAGCTGTTCTGGGAGATGCAGCTGGAGCTGGAGGCCGGAGCCATGGATGAGTGTGTCCGGTTTGAGGACGCGCTCGAGGTCTTCCACCTCCTCATCCACCAGATCCGAGGAGCCAAGGTGGTCATGTCCACACGGCCCGTCCACTCCCACCACTACGACGACTTCCAGCTCCTCCTGCATCTGTCGCTGCACCTCATCCACCTCCTGGCCCTCCTCAATGCCCCGCCCTGCGACAAGATCACCTTCAAGAGACTGGTCCGGGAGCTGGTGGTCCTCGACCCCAGGGGACAGGATGATGAGAGCCTGATCCACCTGGCCGTCGACCCGAAGGTGTCTCTGACCAGCGAGGAGTTCTACTCAGCGTTCCCCGCCATGGCCGTGATCCAGGTCCTGCTGGAGTGCGGCATTGACGTCAACTCCGTCGACCAGCGCCGCAACACGGCCCTCTTCAACAGTGTCAAGTTCCTCACGTTCTCAGAGCTCCACGATGAGGGCATCTTGGAGTGTCTGCTCAGGAACGGGGCGCATGCAGACATGTGTAACAGTGAGGGCGACAGTGCCCTCGACCTCCTACAGAAGCACGGCTATCCAATCTGTCCCATGGACTACGTGTCACTGAAATGTTTCGCGGCAAAGGTTATTAAGAAACACAACATTAGCTATAGGGACGAAGTTCCCAGGACATTGATTCCTTTTGTAGAAAAGCATGGGCTTTCATTTTGGATCTAG